In Providencia zhijiangensis, a single window of DNA contains:
- the osmB gene encoding osmotically-inducible lipoprotein OsmB produces the protein MKRILSFVIIATVALGLSACSNMSKQNKNTAIGATVGAVGGAILTDGSALGTVGGAAIGGIIGHQVKK, from the coding sequence ATGAAACGCATCCTCTCTTTTGTCATTATCGCAACGGTGGCACTGGGTCTCAGTGCTTGTTCAAATATGTCAAAACAGAATAAAAACACAGCGATTGGAGCGACTGTCGGTGCTGTTGGAGGCGCAATATTAACGGATGGAAGCGCACTGGGCACAGTAGGTGGCGCGGCTATCGGCGGGATTATTGGACATCAAGTGAAGAAGTAA
- the yciH gene encoding stress response translation initiation inhibitor YciH, whose translation MSDANSRLVYSTDIGRIEEEKPKAERPKGDGIVRIRRETSGRKGKGVCVVTGLDLDDAELAKLAAELKKKCGCGGAVKDGDIEIQGDKRDLLKQLLEAKGFQVKLAGG comes from the coding sequence ATGAGTGACGCTAACAGCCGTCTAGTCTATAGCACAGATATTGGCCGCATTGAGGAAGAAAAACCGAAAGCCGAGCGCCCGAAAGGCGATGGTATCGTGCGTATTCGTCGTGAAACATCTGGTCGTAAAGGCAAGGGTGTCTGTGTTGTGACAGGCTTAGATCTGGATGATGCTGAACTGGCAAAACTGGCCGCTGAATTAAAGAAAAAATGTGGTTGCGGCGGTGCAGTAAAAGATGGTGATATCGAGATCCAAGGCGATAAGCGTGACTTGCTGAAGCAATTATTGGAAGCCAAAGGTTTTCAAGTTAAATTGGCCGGTGGTTGA
- the pyrF gene encoding orotidine-5'-phosphate decarboxylase, with the protein MISSTENLVRVNTDSPIIVALDYESADAALAFVDRIDPRDCRLKVGKEMFTFNGPQFVKSLHDRGFDVFLDLKFHDIPNTVARAVSAAAEMGVWMVNVHASGGARMMEAARQALESYGKDAPLLTAVTVLTSMDASDLAGVGINLTPAEHAERLALLTKQCGLDGVVCSAHEAKALKAVCGQEFKLVTPGIRPVGSEVGDQRRIMTPQQAIEAGVDYMVIGRPITRSEDPALTLQQINQSIKDIA; encoded by the coding sequence ATGATCTCCTCAACTGAGAACCTCGTTCGCGTAAACACTGACTCGCCTATCATTGTGGCTCTAGACTATGAATCTGCGGATGCCGCACTCGCATTTGTTGATAGGATTGACCCGCGCGACTGCCGATTAAAAGTGGGCAAAGAAATGTTCACATTTAATGGTCCTCAATTTGTTAAGTCACTCCATGACCGTGGTTTTGATGTTTTTCTGGATCTTAAATTCCATGATATTCCAAATACGGTTGCTCGCGCTGTTTCTGCAGCGGCAGAAATGGGCGTTTGGATGGTCAACGTTCATGCTAGCGGTGGTGCACGAATGATGGAAGCGGCACGCCAAGCTCTTGAAAGCTACGGTAAAGACGCTCCTTTATTAACGGCTGTCACCGTATTAACCAGTATGGATGCCTCAGATTTAGCGGGTGTTGGTATTAACTTAACGCCGGCAGAGCATGCTGAACGTTTAGCGCTGTTAACTAAGCAGTGTGGTCTTGATGGTGTCGTGTGCTCAGCACACGAAGCAAAAGCGCTAAAAGCAGTATGCGGGCAAGAATTCAAGTTAGTGACTCCTGGTATTCGTCCTGTAGGCAGTGAAGTGGGTGACCAGCGTCGTATTATGACCCCACAACAAGCGATTGAAGCGGGTGTCGATTATATGGTAATTGGGCGTCCGATCACCCGTAGTGAAGACCCAGCGCTGACCTTACAACAAATTAACCAGTCCATTAAGGATATCGCATGA
- the lapB gene encoding lipopolysaccharide assembly protein LapB — protein sequence MFELLFLLLPVAAAYGWYMGRRSAQQDKQQHANRLSRDYVTGVNFLLSNQQDKAVDLFLEMLKTEDSSAFEAHLTLGNLFRSRGEVERAIRIHQSLVESAALSFEQRLLATQQLGRDYMTAGVYDRAENMFQQLTDEVDFKQSALQSLLSIYQLTSDWGKAIETATKLVKLGAEELREQIAHFYCELATQELASDDIDEALSLLNKGEQADKNCARVSIMKGRIFIEQGNYDKAISALVQVYHQDRELVSETLPMLYECYRHTGLAEGWETYLRQCVDGNTGAIAELYLADIIVEKQNHEAAASYINDQIQRHPTMRLFYRLMDYHLAEAEEGRAKESLILLRKMVGEQIRTKPDYRCHKCGFTSRSLYWHCPSCRSWDTIKPIRGLDGQ from the coding sequence ATGTTCGAGTTGCTTTTTCTGTTGCTACCTGTTGCCGCTGCCTACGGCTGGTACATGGGGCGCAGAAGTGCTCAGCAAGATAAGCAGCAGCATGCAAATCGCTTGTCCCGTGATTACGTGACAGGCGTGAACTTCCTATTATCTAATCAACAAGATAAAGCCGTTGATTTATTCCTCGAAATGCTCAAAACGGAAGACAGCTCCGCTTTTGAAGCTCACCTAACGCTAGGTAACTTATTCCGTTCTCGTGGCGAGGTTGAACGCGCGATTCGAATTCACCAGTCGCTGGTGGAAAGTGCGGCGCTCTCTTTTGAACAACGTTTATTAGCCACTCAACAACTTGGTCGTGATTATATGACCGCAGGTGTGTATGACCGCGCCGAAAACATGTTCCAGCAATTAACCGATGAAGTGGATTTTAAACAGAGTGCACTGCAATCTTTGTTATCGATTTATCAGTTAACCAGTGATTGGGGCAAAGCCATTGAAACGGCAACCAAGCTGGTGAAATTAGGCGCGGAAGAGCTACGGGAACAAATCGCCCATTTCTACTGTGAATTAGCGACTCAAGAATTGGCGAGTGATGATATCGACGAAGCCTTAAGCCTATTAAACAAAGGCGAGCAAGCGGATAAAAACTGCGCACGCGTTTCGATTATGAAAGGGCGTATTTTTATCGAGCAAGGCAATTATGATAAAGCGATTTCTGCCTTAGTACAGGTTTATCATCAAGATAGAGAACTGGTGTCTGAAACGCTGCCAATGCTGTATGAATGTTATCGACACACTGGGCTGGCGGAAGGCTGGGAAACCTATTTACGTCAATGTGTTGATGGAAATACAGGCGCCATTGCTGAGCTTTATCTCGCCGATATTATCGTTGAAAAGCAGAATCACGAAGCGGCTGCTAGCTATATCAATGACCAAATTCAGCGTCATCCAACCATGCGTTTATTCTACCGTTTGATGGATTACCATCTGGCGGAGGCAGAAGAAGGCCGAGCCAAAGAGAGCTTGATTTTGCTACGTAAAATGGTGGGTGAGCAAATTCGTACTAAGCCGGATTACCGTTGCCACAAATGTGGTTTTACCTCCCGTTCGCTCTATTGGCACTGTCCATCTTGTCGCTCTTGGGACACCATCAAGCCAATTCGCGGGCTGGATGGTCAGTGA
- a CDS encoding LapA family protein has product MKYFLILLLAVAVFIVSITLGSSNDQVITFNYLIAKGDFSLSSLLATLFGVGFVLGWLVCAVFYLRTIVSLKNARRKIRRLESQLGAGEKTISDSTELVTAQNKE; this is encoded by the coding sequence GTGAAATATTTTCTGATTTTATTACTAGCGGTCGCCGTTTTTATTGTGTCGATTACGCTAGGTTCAAGCAATGATCAGGTTATTACATTTAACTACCTGATTGCAAAAGGGGATTTTTCTTTATCTTCCTTACTTGCAACCTTGTTTGGTGTCGGTTTTGTGCTGGGGTGGCTGGTGTGTGCGGTGTTCTATTTGCGTACCATTGTTAGCCTTAAAAATGCACGTCGTAAAATTAGACGTTTAGAATCACAATTGGGTGCTGGAGAGAAAACTATTTCTGACTCAACCGAATTAGTGACAGCTCAGAACAAGGAATAA
- a CDS encoding phosphatase PAP2 family protein: MRKSAYLIAISVIFLLLPPIVMIATGWQWSPEHQPSMKWLLWLTDSAGLPYSYVTFVFLTLLTLIVFHHKRNQWLKLLVVITLCILGAQGVKSFMKSTFQEPRPYVVWLEKTYQISHQEFYDLKRGERADLIKNTVKSNSLIPKWQRKHWQAETGYSFPSGHMFFAAGWALLLMVLFWQQRQYALGLVILCWAQGIGLSRMLLGMHWPIDIIASTLISGLFALLGYWIYQSRFLEK; this comes from the coding sequence ATGAGAAAGAGTGCCTACCTTATCGCAATAAGTGTCATTTTTTTGTTATTACCGCCGATAGTTATGATAGCCACAGGCTGGCAGTGGTCTCCTGAGCATCAGCCCTCGATGAAATGGTTACTTTGGCTGACGGATAGCGCAGGATTGCCCTATAGCTATGTGACGTTTGTATTTTTAACTCTTTTAACGTTAATCGTTTTTCATCATAAGCGGAATCAATGGCTGAAGTTGCTGGTGGTTATCACGTTATGTATCCTCGGTGCGCAAGGGGTGAAATCCTTCATGAAAAGCACCTTCCAAGAACCGCGTCCTTATGTGGTATGGCTGGAGAAAACGTATCAAATTTCCCATCAGGAGTTTTATGATTTAAAACGCGGGGAGCGAGCGGATTTAATTAAAAATACCGTGAAGTCGAACTCGCTGATCCCTAAATGGCAGCGTAAACATTGGCAGGCAGAAACGGGCTATTCTTTTCCATCTGGTCACATGTTCTTTGCGGCGGGATGGGCATTGCTGTTAATGGTGCTGTTTTGGCAACAACGTCAATATGCCTTGGGTCTCGTTATATTATGTTGGGCACAGGGGATCGGCTTAAGTCGGATGCTACTCGGAATGCATTGGCCAATTGATATTATTGCCTCCACGCTGATTAGTGGACTTTTCGCACTGTTAGGTTACTGGATATATCAATCTCGATTTTTAGAGAAATGA
- the ribA gene encoding GTP cyclohydrolase II, protein MQLKRIAEAKLPTPFGEFLMVGFEEIATGRDHVALIFGDITGATPVLSRIHSECLTGDALFSLRCDCGFQLEAALKQISEEGRGVLLYHRQEGRNIGLLNKIRAYALQDQGLDTVEANLKLGFKADERDFTLCSDMYKLLGINEVRLLTNNPKKIDIMREAGINVVERVPLIVGRNPSNEHYLDVKAQKMGHMLFKHQ, encoded by the coding sequence ATGCAGCTAAAACGTATTGCCGAAGCCAAACTACCTACCCCTTTCGGTGAATTCCTAATGGTAGGCTTTGAAGAAATCGCAACAGGTCGTGACCATGTCGCACTGATTTTTGGTGATATTACAGGCGCAACGCCAGTACTCAGTCGTATTCATTCCGAATGCTTAACCGGCGATGCATTATTTAGTTTACGTTGTGACTGTGGTTTTCAATTAGAAGCTGCGCTCAAGCAAATTAGTGAAGAAGGCCGAGGGGTACTGCTGTATCACCGTCAAGAAGGTCGTAATATTGGGTTACTGAACAAAATCCGTGCTTATGCATTGCAAGACCAAGGATTAGATACCGTTGAAGCTAACCTAAAATTAGGGTTTAAAGCCGACGAACGTGATTTTACCCTGTGTTCTGATATGTATAAATTATTAGGCATTAATGAAGTTCGCTTACTGACTAATAACCCGAAAAAAATTGATATTATGCGTGAAGCAGGTATCAACGTTGTTGAACGTGTGCCGTTAATTGTTGGACGAAATCCTAGCAATGAACATTATTTAGATGTGAAAGCACAAAAAATGGGTCATATGTTATTTAAGCACCAATAA
- the hemB gene encoding porphobilinogen synthase, with protein MNNLHSIQRMRRLRKSEQFRDLFQETHLSINDLCLPIFVEEGLDDYAPIASMPGVVRIPEKRLAYEIERIAKAGIKSVMTFGVSHHLDENGSDAWQDNGLVARMSRICKETVPEMIVMSDTCFCEYTSHGHCGVMHGDVVDNDQTIHNLGLQAVAAARAGADFIAPSAAMDGQVAAIRHALDEAGFTDTAIMSYSTKFASALYGPFRDAAGSCLKGDRKTYQMNPMNRREALHESLIDMQEGADALMVKPAGAYLDIIRDLRECTQLPIGAYQVSGEYAMIKFAAQAGAIDETRVTLESLGAIKRAGADLIFTYFALQLAENKIL; from the coding sequence GTGAATAACCTGCATTCCATCCAGCGCATGAGAAGACTGCGTAAAAGTGAACAATTCCGCGACCTATTCCAAGAAACCCACCTCTCCATCAATGACTTGTGTTTGCCTATTTTCGTCGAAGAAGGCTTAGATGATTACGCACCGATTGCGAGTATGCCAGGCGTTGTGCGTATTCCAGAAAAACGCTTAGCCTATGAAATTGAGCGTATTGCAAAAGCGGGCATTAAGTCGGTCATGACCTTCGGTGTGTCTCATCACTTAGATGAAAATGGTAGCGATGCATGGCAAGACAATGGTCTGGTAGCGCGTATGTCTCGTATCTGTAAAGAGACCGTCCCAGAAATGATTGTGATGTCAGATACCTGTTTCTGCGAATACACATCTCACGGTCATTGCGGTGTGATGCACGGTGACGTGGTTGATAACGACCAAACTATCCATAATTTAGGTCTGCAAGCCGTTGCTGCTGCACGTGCGGGTGCTGACTTTATCGCTCCTTCAGCTGCAATGGATGGGCAAGTTGCCGCAATTCGCCATGCACTTGATGAAGCCGGATTTACCGATACGGCGATTATGTCTTACTCCACGAAGTTCGCTTCCGCGCTGTATGGCCCATTCCGTGATGCAGCAGGTTCATGTTTAAAAGGTGACCGTAAAACTTACCAAATGAACCCAATGAACCGCCGTGAAGCGTTGCACGAATCACTAATTGATATGCAAGAAGGCGCAGATGCGCTGATGGTCAAACCGGCGGGTGCATATTTAGATATTATCCGTGACCTACGTGAATGCACCCAATTACCGATTGGGGCTTATCAAGTCAGTGGTGAATACGCCATGATCAAATTTGCCGCGCAAGCAGGCGCCATTGATGAAACTCGCGTCACATTAGAAAGCTTAGGGGCCATTAAACGCGCTGGAGCCGATTTAATCTTTACTTATTTCGCCCTGCAATTAGCTGAAAATAAGATCCTGTAA
- the acnA gene encoding aconitate hydratase AcnA: protein MSLSLKTNSAATLNVGNKQYNYFSLALAEKQLGRGARLPKSLKVLLENLLRHIDGKSVVDADLQAIIDWQKNAHADREIAYRPARVLMQDFTGVPAVVDLAAMREAVKSLGGNVNQVNPLSPVDLVIDHSVMVDEFGNSQAFDDNVEIEMKRNHERYLFLRWGQKAFNRFRVVPPGTGICHQVNLEYLGKAIWHEEVDGKLVAYPDTLVGTDSHTTMINGLGVLGWGVGGIEAEAAMLGQPVSMLIPDVVGFKLTGKLAEGITATDLVLTVTQMLRKHGVVGKFVEFYGDGLADLPLADRATIANMSPEYGATCGFFPIDEITLAYMKLTGREDDEIALVEAYSKQQGLWRHPGDEPIFTSTLALDMGTVESSLAGPKRPQDRVELSQVPKAFQGAVDLELNKQNKHAHPRVNFQGQEFDLTDGAVVIAAITSCTNTSNPSVLMAAGLLAKKAIEKGLSRQPWVKSSLAPGSKVVTDYLALAGLTPYLDQLGFNLVGYGCTTCIGNSGPLPAPIEEAIKQSDLTVGAVLSGNRNFEGRIHPLVKTNWLASPPLVVAYALAGNMHVNLKTDPLGVDKQGQPVYLKDIWPSSAEIASAVEKVKTDMFHKEYNAVFEGDEAWRALDVESSSTYHWQGDSTYIRHPPFFGNMPAQPKPVADIHGANILAILGDSVTTDHISPAGNIKKESPAGRYLQEHGVAVADFNSYGSRRGNHEVMMRGTFANIRIRNEMVPGVEGGYTLHIPTGKQMAIFDAAMLYQQQKRPLAIIAGKEYGSGSSRDWAAKGTNLLGVRVVIAESYERIHRSNLIGMGVIPLEFTGGETRKTLGLKGDECIDVAGLQSLTPSQNITVKITYGDGKVKEVNTRCRIDTATEMEYYRHGGILHYVIRQMLN from the coding sequence ATGTCGTTGAGTTTAAAAACAAACAGTGCAGCAACACTGAATGTCGGTAACAAACAGTATAATTACTTCAGTCTTGCCCTTGCAGAGAAACAATTAGGCAGAGGGGCGAGACTTCCTAAATCCCTCAAAGTTCTACTCGAAAACCTACTGCGTCATATCGACGGTAAATCCGTCGTAGACGCCGATCTCCAAGCCATTATCGATTGGCAAAAAAACGCCCATGCAGATAGAGAAATTGCTTATCGTCCTGCGCGGGTGCTGATGCAAGACTTTACCGGTGTTCCCGCGGTTGTCGACCTCGCCGCTATGCGTGAAGCGGTTAAATCCCTTGGTGGCAACGTCAACCAAGTTAACCCATTATCTCCCGTTGACTTAGTCATTGACCACTCAGTGATGGTCGATGAGTTTGGTAATTCCCAAGCGTTTGATGATAACGTCGAAATTGAAATGAAGCGTAATCACGAACGCTACCTATTTTTACGTTGGGGACAAAAAGCGTTTAACCGCTTTAGGGTGGTACCGCCGGGAACGGGGATTTGCCACCAAGTTAACCTTGAATACCTCGGTAAAGCGATTTGGCATGAAGAGGTCGACGGAAAATTAGTTGCTTATCCCGATACTTTGGTTGGAACTGACTCTCACACCACCATGATCAACGGTTTGGGGGTATTAGGCTGGGGCGTTGGCGGAATTGAAGCAGAAGCCGCGATGCTGGGGCAACCTGTTTCCATGCTGATCCCCGATGTGGTGGGCTTCAAGCTAACCGGTAAATTAGCAGAAGGGATCACCGCGACAGACTTGGTATTAACCGTCACTCAGATGCTACGTAAGCATGGTGTGGTGGGTAAATTTGTTGAATTCTATGGGGATGGATTAGCCGACCTGCCATTAGCCGATCGCGCGACCATTGCCAATATGTCACCAGAATATGGGGCAACCTGCGGCTTCTTCCCTATAGATGAAATTACCCTTGCGTATATGAAACTGACAGGGCGTGAAGATGATGAAATCGCGCTGGTGGAAGCATATAGCAAACAACAAGGTTTATGGCGCCATCCAGGGGATGAACCGATTTTCACCAGTACCTTAGCACTGGATATGGGGACGGTAGAATCGAGCCTTGCGGGGCCTAAACGTCCACAAGACCGCGTTGAACTGAGCCAAGTTCCGAAAGCATTCCAAGGTGCTGTGGATTTAGAGCTGAATAAGCAAAACAAACATGCGCATCCTCGCGTGAATTTTCAAGGGCAGGAATTTGACCTTACCGATGGTGCGGTAGTGATCGCCGCTATCACATCCTGTACCAACACCTCTAACCCTAGCGTATTAATGGCGGCAGGCTTACTGGCGAAAAAAGCGATAGAAAAAGGGCTTTCTCGTCAGCCATGGGTTAAGTCTTCTCTCGCGCCGGGTTCGAAGGTCGTGACTGATTACCTCGCGCTAGCGGGATTAACCCCTTATCTTGATCAACTGGGCTTTAACCTTGTGGGGTATGGTTGTACGACCTGTATTGGTAACTCCGGTCCGTTACCTGCACCAATTGAAGAGGCGATTAAGCAATCTGATCTGACGGTTGGAGCTGTGCTTTCAGGTAACCGTAACTTCGAAGGGCGCATTCATCCGTTGGTAAAAACCAACTGGCTGGCATCACCGCCACTCGTCGTTGCCTATGCACTAGCGGGCAATATGCACGTTAATTTAAAAACCGACCCTTTAGGTGTGGATAAACAGGGGCAGCCTGTCTACTTGAAAGATATCTGGCCATCCAGCGCGGAAATTGCCAGCGCGGTTGAGAAAGTCAAAACCGATATGTTCCATAAGGAATATAACGCGGTTTTTGAAGGTGATGAAGCTTGGCGTGCGTTGGATGTTGAAAGCTCGTCAACCTACCATTGGCAAGGGGATTCAACCTATATTCGCCATCCACCATTCTTTGGAAACATGCCTGCGCAACCTAAGCCTGTCGCTGATATTCACGGGGCAAACATTCTCGCTATTCTCGGGGATTCGGTGACGACTGACCATATTTCTCCGGCGGGAAATATTAAGAAGGAAAGTCCAGCGGGGCGTTATCTCCAAGAACACGGTGTGGCGGTTGCGGATTTTAACTCTTACGGTTCTCGTCGTGGTAACCATGAAGTCATGATGCGTGGTACGTTTGCCAATATTCGTATTCGTAATGAAATGGTACCGGGCGTGGAAGGCGGATATACCTTACATATTCCAACAGGTAAACAGATGGCTATCTTTGATGCGGCGATGCTGTATCAGCAACAAAAACGCCCGTTAGCCATTATTGCAGGTAAAGAATATGGTTCAGGCTCTAGCCGCGACTGGGCAGCAAAAGGCACTAATTTATTGGGTGTTCGTGTGGTGATCGCTGAATCCTATGAACGTATTCACCGTTCTAACTTAATTGGTATGGGGGTGATTCCATTAGAATTTACAGGTGGCGAAACCCGCAAAACCCTTGGTTTAAAAGGTGATGAGTGTATTGATGTTGCCGGTTTGCAGTCTCTGACACCAAGTCAAAATATCACCGTCAAAATTACATATGGTGATGGTAAAGTGAAAGAGGTGAATACTCGTTGCCGCATCGATACGGCAACTGAAATGGAATATTACCGACACGGTGGGATCTTGCATTATGTGATCCGCCAAATGCTCAATTAA
- the cysB gene encoding HTH-type transcriptional regulator CysB, translated as MKLQQLRYIVEVVNHDLNVSSTAEGLFTSQPGISKQVRMLEDELGIQIFARSGKHLTHVTPAGEEVVRISREVLSKIEAIRSVAGEHTIPDRGSLKIATTHTQARYALPPVIKTFIERYPHVSLHMQQGSPTQIAEEVCKGNSDFAIATEALHLYSDLIMLPCYHWNRCVIVPKGHPLTEKKNVTIEDIAEYQIVTYTHGFTGRSELDVAFQKVGLEPKIIFTATDADVIKTYVKLGLGIGIIASMAVDPEVDKDLVVIDMRDKFSYSTTKIGFKRTSFLRSYMYDFIWRFAPHLTRDVVDKAIALRNNEDIEEFFKEIELPIL; from the coding sequence ATGAAGTTACAGCAACTGCGATATATTGTTGAAGTGGTGAATCACGACCTGAATGTTTCATCGACAGCAGAAGGGTTATTTACTTCCCAACCGGGGATCAGTAAACAAGTCAGAATGTTGGAAGATGAGCTAGGTATTCAAATTTTTGCGCGTAGTGGTAAGCATTTGACGCATGTGACTCCAGCCGGTGAGGAAGTCGTACGTATTTCCCGTGAAGTACTCTCCAAAATTGAGGCCATCCGCTCTGTCGCCGGTGAGCATACCATTCCTGATCGCGGTAGTTTAAAAATCGCCACGACGCATACCCAAGCCCGTTATGCCTTACCACCGGTGATTAAAACCTTTATTGAACGTTATCCTCATGTTTCCTTGCATATGCAGCAAGGCTCGCCAACCCAAATCGCTGAAGAAGTTTGCAAAGGAAATAGTGATTTCGCTATCGCAACAGAAGCGCTCCATCTGTACAGCGACCTTATTATGTTGCCATGCTACCACTGGAACCGTTGTGTGATTGTCCCTAAAGGGCACCCTCTGACCGAGAAAAAGAATGTTACGATTGAAGATATTGCAGAATACCAAATTGTGACGTACACCCACGGGTTTACTGGGCGTTCAGAGCTGGATGTCGCATTTCAAAAAGTGGGCTTAGAACCCAAAATTATTTTCACTGCCACAGATGCGGATGTGATCAAGACCTATGTGAAGCTCGGTTTAGGGATTGGTATTATCGCCAGTATGGCGGTGGATCCTGAGGTGGATAAAGATCTCGTGGTTATCGATATGCGTGATAAGTTTAGTTACAGCACCACGAAAATCGGTTTTAAACGTACCAGTTTCCTACGCAGCTATATGTATGATTTTATTTGGCGTTTTGCCCCGCATCTCACGCGTGATGTGGTGGATAAAGCCATTGCCTTGCGTAACAACGAAGATATTGAAGAATTTTTCAAAGAAATTGAGCTTCCTATTCTTTAA